The following are encoded together in the Pectinophora gossypiella chromosome 14, ilPecGoss1.1, whole genome shotgun sequence genome:
- the LOC126372656 gene encoding uncharacterized protein LOC126372656: MVLLGLAKFVVPTIARSCRYAAVKRCYSVFGIQDLITQDKSDFQLEQVRVDQQELAVDLLKQHYLPEHVLVRARHMDLTDDRAIDEYLVSLLKQGNTIYARADDGRVAGICVGFASSPVDPRNLRNYAFYRQDPNTKDFLYFTAKLQETPNLWETFKQQKIFEIKMMTVVPEFRRLGLATTLVEALKTQAHDQGFSVVRMDCMNPYDYKVAERCMLHCVVRFPLHRLRGPTAPFVKRSSRHNCCVRVYVAARPQPDAPDVKEVREKSRELENLIE; encoded by the exons ATGGTTTTGCTCGGTTTGGCAAAATTTGTAGTGCCGACTATAGCACGGAGCTGTCGGTATGCCGCGGTGAAAAGATGTTACAGTGTGTTCGGTATCCAAGATCTGATTACCCAGGACAAG TCGGACTTTCAATTGGAGCAAGTGCGAGTAGACCAGCAAGAGTTGGCTGTAGACCTGCTGAAGCAACACTACTTGCCTGAACATGTGTtggtgcgagcgagacacatgGACCTCACCGATGACCGGGCCATCGACGAGTATCTCGTGTCGCTTTTAAAACAAG GTAACACCATATACGCGCGGGCGGATGACGGCAGGGTAGCAGGGATCTGCGTGGGGTTCGCCAGCAGCCCTGTGGACCCCAGGAACTTGAGGAACTACGCCTTCTATCGACAA GACCCAAACACCAAAGACTTCTTGTACTTCACAGCCAAACTACAAGAAACTCCCAACCTCTGGGAGACATTCAAGCAACAGAAGATATttgag ATAAAAATGATGACAGTAGTCCCTGAGTTCCGCAGACTGGGCCTGGCGACGACGCTGGTAGAAGCTCTGAAGACGCAGGCGCACGACCAGGGCTTCAGCGTTGTAAGGATGGACTGCATGAACCCTTATGA TTATAAAGTGGCAGAGCGTTGCATGCTCCACTGCGTGGTAAGGTTCCCCCTCCACCGCCTGCGCGGCCCTACTGCGCCATTTGTCAAGAGGTCTTCCAGACATAACTGTTGCGTACGCGTCTATGTAGCCGCGCGCCCGCAGCCCGACGCCCCCGACGTCAAGGAAGTTAGGGAAAAGTCTAGGGAATTAGAGAATCTCAttgaataa
- the LOC126372655 gene encoding uncharacterized protein LOC126372655: MGKNSHEVSSREVLSKPNSDNSDAEQNELRMSVHRRADTRRRAYPPVVFVSTQKTAETRPLLYNNRRHWLVSASAQVETTAVAYHRDDKDEGLKNKINMLVAQTMHDTDVKVKSVQKLKEKHRDRAPYRVGFILSMIKKSRDVLNELFNVAVKHREEWKALEQLKIFELIVHTNVDTTNLVRQLVEIHINYLNTTNMQSSRHSGQPSDQPQEQPKNRVVLL; encoded by the coding sequence ATGGGGAAGAACTCGCATGAGGTTAGTTCCAGGGAAGTGTTGTCAAAGCCAAATTCCGACAACAGTGACGCGGAGCAGAACGAACTGAGGATGTCGGTGCACAGGAGAGCTGACACCAGGAGAAGAGCATACCCTCCTGTGGTTTTTGTATCAACTCAGAAGACAGCAGAGACCAGGCCATTGCTGTACAACAACCGCAGGCACTGGCTGGTGTCAGCAAGCGCACAGGTAGAAACAACCGCTGTGGCCTACCATCGCGACGACAAGGACGAAGGCCTGAAgaataagataaacatgctggtaGCGCAGACCATGCACGATACAGATGTGAAGGTGAAGTCGGTGCAGAAACTGAAAGAGAAGCACCGAGACCGCGCGCCGTACAGGGTCGGGTTCATTCTGAGCATGATCAAGAAGTCTAGAGACGTGCTGAACGAGTTGTTCAACGTAGCAGTGAAGCATAGGGAAGAGTGGAAAGCGTTGGAGCAGCTAAAGATCTTCGAGCTAATAGTCCACACGAACGTGGATACGACGAACCTGGTGCGACAACTGGTGGAAATACACATCAACTACCTGAACACGACGAACATGCAGTCATCGAGACACAGCGGACAACCCAGTGACCAACCACAGGAACAGCCCAAGAACAGAGTGGTGCTGTTATGA